Proteins found in one Sorghum bicolor cultivar BTx623 chromosome 1, Sorghum_bicolor_NCBIv3, whole genome shotgun sequence genomic segment:
- the LOC110431644 gene encoding uncharacterized protein LOC110431644, which produces MDWSSGYNQIKMDPVDALDTAFRTPRGNFHYTVMPFGLKNAGATYQRAMTYILGDLIHHSVECYVDDMVVKTKDRRNHQDDLRVVFERLRRHQLKMNPLKCAFAVRSGVFLGFVVRHRGIEIEPKKITAILEMPSPQKLSELRTLQGHLAYIRRFISNLSGRIQPFSKLMKKGAPFVWDEECQNCFDSIKRYLLNPPVLAAPIKGRPLILYIAAQPSSLGALLAQHNDEGKEVACYYLSRTMVGVERNYSSIEKLCLALIFALKKLRHYMLAHEIQLVARADPIKYLLSQPALTGRLAKWVLLMTEFDLTFVPQKAIKGQALAEFLAAHPVPDDSPLITELPDEDVFTTDIEAPWELYFDGASRAEVALDGTSRRRAGAGLVFKTPQGGVMYHSYSLLKEECSNNEAEYEALIFGLLLALSMEVCSLRVHGDSQLIVRQINGVYEVRKSELMPYCEAAQKLMNKFKNIEILHVPRSRNAPADALAKLAAALALPEGKPAQVTIEERWLLPAVLELISAEQEVDTVTMGAIKEDDWRKPFLDYFKHSSLPDDIVKRRQLQRRLPSYVYKGGVLYKRAYGQEMLLRCVNRHEADEVLKEVHHGVCGGHQSGPKMYHSVRLAGYYWPGIMADCLEVAKTCHGCQIHGNFKHLPPVPLHPTVPSWPFDAWGMDVIGPIDPPSSGGHRFILAATDYFSKWAEAVPLRKVKSANAINFLERHIIYRFGIPRRITSDNAKAFRSDKMHRFMEKYKIKWNYSTGYYPQANGMIEAFNKTLGKILKKTVHKHRRDWHDRLFEALWAYRVTVRTPTQATPYSLVYGCEAVLPLEIQLPSLRVAIHDGLTQDEQVRLRFQELDALEEGRLKAVQELELYRHNMARAYNKLVKRRAFRKGELVLALRRPIVVTHKTKGKFEPKWEGPYTIEQVYNGGAYQLVDQQGVRPMPPINGRFLKKYFA; this is translated from the coding sequence ATGGACTGGTCCTCCGGTTACAACCAAATCAAGATGGACCCTGTGGATGCACTCGACACCGCCTTCAGGACACCTAGAGGCAACTTCCATTATACAGTGAtgccttttgggttgaagaacgcTGGTGCAACCTACCAACGGGCCATGACATACATCCTCGGTGACCTAATCCACCACTCTGTCGAGTGTTACGTCGACGACATGGTGGTAAAGACAAAGGACCGCAGGAACCATCAAGATGACCTTAGGGTGGTGTTTGAGCGGTTGCGTCGACACCAGCTCAAGATGAACCCCCTCAAGTGCGCATTTGCTGTCCGGTCAGGTGTCTTCCTCGGCTTTGTTGTTCGACATCGCGGCATCgagattgagccaaagaagatcacGGCCATCCTTGAGATGCCATCGCCCCAAAAGCTAAGTGAGCTGAGGACACTCCAAGGACACTTGGCCTACATTAGGCGCTTCATCTCAAATCTCTCTGGACGCATACAACCCTTCTCTAAGCTAATGAAGAAGGGAGCACCATTTGTATGGGATGAGGAGTGCCAAAACTGCTTTGATAGCATCAAAAGGTACCTTCTTAATCCTCCAGTGTTGGCTGCTCCTATAAAAGGACGCCCTCTCATTCTTTACATTGCTGCGCAGCCTTCCTCACTAGGCGCCCTACTCGCTCAACATAATGATGAAGGCAAGGAGGTGGCATGCTACTACTTGAGCCGCACCATGGTGGGTGTTGAACGCAACTATTCCTCCATCGAGAAGTTGTGCTTGGCACTGATCTTTGCTTTGAAGAAGTTAAGGCATTACATGTTGGCACATGAAATCCAGCTAGTGGCAAGGGCAGATCCAATAAAGTATCTGCTCAGTCAACCCGCACTCACTGGACGGCTAGCAAAGTGGGTTCTTCTCATGACAGAGTTTGATCTCACATTTGTGCCGCAAAAAGCTATTAAAGGACAAGCTCTGGCGGAGTTCCTGGCGGCACATCCTGTACCTGACGACTCCCCACTCATCACCGAGTTACCTGATGAGGACGTCTTCACCACTGACATCGAGGCTCCATGGGAGCTCTACTTTGACGGTGCCTCACGAGCGGAAGTCGCCCTCGATGGTACCTCAAGACGAAGAGCTGGAGCTGGGCTGGTGTTCAAGACCCCACAGGGAGGAGTGATGTACCACTCATACTCCCTTCTCAAGGAGGAGTGTTCCAATAACGAAGCGGAGTATGAGGCACTCATCTTCGGCCTCCTCTTAGCACTTTCCATGGAGGTATGTTCCCTGCGAGTTCATGGGGACTCTCAGCTCATTGTTCGACAGATCAATGGGGTCTATGAAGTCCGTAAATCGGAACTCATGCCATATTGTGAGGCAGCTCAAAAACTCATGAATAAATTCAAAAATATTGAAATTCTTCATGTCCCACGAAGCAGGAATGCTCCAGCTGATGCTTTGGCAAAGCTCGCAGCGGCGCTTGCCCTTCCCGAAGGTAAACCCGCACAAGTCACTATCGAGGAGAGGTGGCTACTTCCTGCTGTATTAGAGCTCATCTCGGCGGAACAGGAAGTCGACACTGTCACCATGGGGGCCATCAAAGAGGACGATTGGCGCAAACCCTTCCTCGACTACTTCAAGCATAGCAGTCTCCCAGATGATATAGTGAAGAGACGTCAGCTACAACGACGACTTCCATCCTATGTCTACAAAGGAGGTGTGCTCTACAAGCGCGCCTACGGACAAGAGATGCTCCTACGATGTGTGAACCGTCATGAGGCCGATGAAGTGttgaaggaggttcatcatggaGTTTGCGGTGGGCACCAGAGTGGCCCAAAAATGTATCATAGTGTTCGCTTGGCTGGGTACTATTGGCCGGGCATCATGGCAGATTGCCTAGAAGTGGCGAAGACGTGCCATGGTTGCCAAATCCATGGCAATTTCAAGCATCTACCGCCAGTACCACTTCACCCGACGGTCCCTTCATGGCCGTTCGACGCTTGGGGCATGGACGTCATCGGCCCCATTGACCCTCCTTCTTCTGGAGGTCATCGCTTTATCCTTGCTGCAACGGACTACTTCTCCAAATGGGCGGAGGCAGTACCATTGCGCAAGGTGAAGAGCGCTAACGCCATCAATTTTCTGGAGCGACACATCATATACCGCTTCGGAATTCCACGTCGCATCACATCTGACAATGCTAAAGCTTTCAGATCAGACAAGATGCATAGGTTTATGGAGAAGTATAAAATCAAGTGGAACTACTCCACTGGCTATTATCCCCAGGCAAACGGGATGATAGAAGCGTTCAACAAGACCCTCGGCAAGATACTTAAGAAAACAGTGCACAAGCATAGGAGAGACTGGCATGATCGTCTCTTCGAAGCACTATGGGCGTACCGCGTCACGGTCCGTACCCCAACTCAAGCCACCCCATATTCTCTTGTGTATGGGTGTGAGGCAGTTTTGCCTCTAGAGATTCAGCTACCATCATTACGGGTGGCTATTCATGATGGGCTAACTCAGGATGAACAGGTCCGACTCCGGTTCCAGGAACTCGATGCCCTAGAGGAGGGTCGCCTCAAGGCTGTACAAGAACTGGAGCTATATCGCCACAACATGGCGAGGGCCTACAACAAGCTCGTCAAGCGGCGCGCCTTCAGGAAAGGTGAACTGGTGCTCGCGCTTCGGCGTCCTATCGTTGTCACACACAAGACGAAAGGAAAATTCGAgcccaagtgggaaggaccaTACACCATCGAACAAGTCTACAACGGAGGCGCCTACCAACTGGTCGATCAACAAGGAGTCCGACCAATGCCGCCCATCAATGGAAGgttcttaaaaaaatattttgcataa